A genomic window from Cutibacterium acnes includes:
- a CDS encoding HelD family protein produces the protein MESEIAKEQAHVDRVRAQLEIAENKARMLAKAGQDMYRSDRTSWVREEDGTAMFERDAFSYNAAKRLAVLDAEHEGLVFGRLDLTDDEVRHIGRIGVRDADYEPLVIDWRARAAEPFYRATPSDPMGVVRRRVLRCRDDKVLGIEDDLLDSTSQANLPIIGEGALMASLSRARDTRMHSIVSTIQAEQDEAIRAPYQGVTTIMGGPGTGKTVVALHRAAFLLYSHRTRLENGGVLVIGPSSVFMSYIERVLPSLGEDSVTLRSIGQVPSDILHFSSDRLDEPRTANIKGSLEMVDVLTRLVNLPMSADPDSLQLRVTVKGEVLTLDASILATTRQRILKRNRYNDGREAVEVSLRDQLWARVPADVLAAHDLTRDDFDELVSSQASWRMLLNAWWPALSASDALARLADPAVAEAVTPYWNEETRQLLVSSIPTEADRRGRRNWSIADMALLDELAALLGPVPPEPDADDPVFIEGGDAEELVTLGDRLHESRHIDEDEPRDTFAHVLVDEAQDISPMQWRMIGRRGRQASWTIVGDPAQSAFPHPNQTRAALDELVGNSPSRTFTLTKNYRSPAEVFDLAADVVVTVQPDADLPQAVRWVGVRPTVVRTDDLWAQVRLQLDEMLTSVDGTIGLVCPAGLVEQARRLVDDPRIITVTTMQAKGLEYDGAVVVDPERIVSETGNPAGGVRLLYVALTRPTQRLAVVGLRKQKSPHRSEANQPVRGAATPAWSEALWSHETC, from the coding sequence GTGGAATCTGAGATCGCCAAGGAACAGGCCCACGTCGACCGCGTCCGCGCCCAATTGGAGATCGCCGAGAACAAAGCCCGCATGCTAGCCAAGGCCGGCCAAGACATGTACCGCTCGGACCGCACCAGTTGGGTTCGTGAAGAGGACGGCACGGCGATGTTTGAACGCGACGCCTTCTCTTATAACGCGGCAAAGAGATTAGCGGTCCTTGACGCTGAGCATGAAGGTCTGGTCTTCGGCCGACTTGATCTGACTGACGACGAGGTGCGTCACATCGGGAGAATCGGGGTACGGGACGCTGACTATGAGCCTCTCGTCATCGACTGGCGTGCCCGCGCTGCCGAGCCCTTTTACCGAGCCACCCCGTCTGATCCGATGGGTGTTGTTCGTCGCCGCGTCTTGCGCTGTCGCGACGACAAGGTCCTCGGCATCGAAGATGACCTGCTGGATTCCACCTCGCAGGCGAATCTGCCGATTATCGGCGAGGGAGCCCTCATGGCATCTCTCTCTCGGGCCCGCGACACTCGAATGCATTCAATCGTCTCGACGATCCAGGCCGAACAGGATGAGGCCATTCGCGCCCCTTACCAAGGCGTAACGACGATTATGGGCGGACCCGGCACCGGCAAGACGGTCGTCGCTCTGCACCGCGCAGCATTCCTGCTTTATTCTCATCGCACTCGGCTGGAGAATGGCGGGGTGCTCGTCATCGGGCCGTCATCGGTTTTCATGAGCTACATCGAGCGGGTACTACCCAGCCTCGGGGAAGACTCCGTAACACTGCGCTCAATAGGCCAGGTACCGTCGGATATCCTGCACTTCTCCTCTGACCGCCTCGATGAGCCCCGTACTGCCAATATCAAGGGCAGCCTTGAGATGGTTGACGTCCTCACCCGACTGGTCAATTTGCCCATGTCGGCGGATCCCGATTCCTTGCAGCTGCGAGTAACGGTCAAAGGCGAGGTTCTTACCCTCGATGCCTCCATCCTCGCGACGACTCGTCAACGCATCCTCAAGCGTAATCGCTACAACGACGGCAGGGAGGCCGTCGAGGTCTCGCTGCGCGACCAGCTGTGGGCACGAGTCCCGGCCGATGTCCTCGCCGCCCATGACCTCACAAGGGACGATTTCGACGAGTTAGTGTCCTCCCAGGCATCCTGGCGGATGCTCCTCAACGCCTGGTGGCCCGCCCTGTCGGCCTCCGACGCCCTCGCTCGGTTGGCCGATCCCGCAGTCGCCGAAGCAGTGACCCCCTACTGGAACGAGGAAACCCGTCAGCTTCTCGTCAGCTCTATCCCGACCGAAGCGGATCGACGTGGACGACGCAACTGGTCAATAGCCGATATGGCCCTGCTCGACGAGTTGGCCGCTCTGCTCGGCCCAGTTCCCCCCGAGCCCGATGCTGACGACCCGGTCTTTATCGAGGGAGGTGACGCCGAGGAGCTCGTCACCCTCGGCGATCGTCTCCATGAGTCCCGCCACATTGACGAGGACGAGCCTCGCGATACCTTCGCTCACGTTCTCGTCGACGAGGCCCAAGACATCTCCCCCATGCAGTGGCGGATGATCGGACGTCGAGGCCGCCAGGCTTCCTGGACGATCGTCGGGGATCCCGCCCAGTCTGCCTTCCCCCATCCCAACCAGACCAGAGCGGCCTTGGACGAATTGGTTGGTAATTCCCCGTCACGCACCTTCACCCTGACCAAGAACTACCGTTCCCCGGCCGAGGTTTTCGATCTCGCCGCCGACGTGGTTGTCACCGTCCAGCCCGACGCTGATCTTCCACAGGCGGTGCGCTGGGTTGGTGTCCGTCCCACAGTGGTACGCACTGACGACCTATGGGCACAGGTGCGCTTGCAGCTGGACGAGATGCTCACATCGGTGGACGGGACGATCGGTCTGGTGTGCCCGGCTGGCCTCGTCGAGCAGGCGCGCCGACTTGTCGACGATCCGCGCATCATCACGGTGACGACCATGCAGGCCAAGGGTCTTGAGTACGATGGTGCAGTAGTCGTCGATCCCGAGCGCATCGTCTCCGAGACCGGTAATCCTGCCGGTGGTGTCCGGTTGCTCTACGTCGCTTTGACCCGCCCTACCCAACGGTTAGCGGTAGTCGGGCTCAGGAAGCAAAAATCGCCTCATCGTTCCGAGGCGAACCAGCCCGTTCGAGGCGCCGCCACGCCAGCATGGTCCGAAGCTCTGTGGTCGCACGAGACCTGTTGA